From Armatimonadota bacterium, a single genomic window includes:
- a CDS encoding PEP-CTERM sorting domain-containing protein, translating to MKPMIRLAAVLAGIGCALSAYASLYDYQADFSIAGGNPNGAWTYGWQGSLGGALTNFTTSADTGAHLVWYTPGMGADTPAAFLNHSGSTINGILSGEAALHSGLNGELGVARLTVANAGTATVNGAFGAGDIGAVDVHVMHNGASLMSAYGTYSQESFALSFAVAAGDTIDFVVGPNNGFHYDSTPLAATIEVVPEPATLAVIGLGLAALLRRRVSG from the coding sequence ATGAAACCTATGATTCGTTTGGCAGCCGTGCTGGCCGGCATTGGCTGTGCGTTGAGCGCCTATGCGTCACTTTACGACTATCAAGCCGACTTTTCGATCGCCGGCGGAAACCCGAACGGGGCCTGGACCTACGGGTGGCAGGGTTCGCTCGGCGGCGCACTGACCAACTTCACAACCAGTGCCGACACCGGCGCGCATCTCGTTTGGTACACGCCCGGCATGGGCGCCGACACGCCGGCCGCGTTCCTGAACCACTCTGGTTCGACCATCAATGGCATTCTGAGCGGGGAGGCGGCACTCCATAGCGGCCTCAACGGTGAGCTTGGCGTTGCCCGCCTGACGGTGGCAAACGCAGGTACCGCGACCGTCAATGGCGCCTTTGGCGCGGGCGACATCGGAGCGGTGGACGTCCATGTAATGCACAACGGCGCGAGCTTGATGTCAGCCTATGGCACCTACTCTCAAGAGAGCTTCGCCCTCAGCTTTGCGGTTGCAGCAGGCGACACCATCGACTTCGTCGTCGGCCCAAACAACGGCTTCCACTACGACTCCACGCCCCTGGCCGCCACCATCGAGGTGGTGCCCGAACCCGCTACGCTCGCGGTGATTGGCCTTGGGCTTGCGGCGCTGCTTCGTCGGCGCGTCTCGGGCTGA
- a CDS encoding tetratricopeptide repeat protein — protein MDRAISIEMLGRPRILRHGTELQFRTQRARDIVLYIALEGPVSRAAIGQEFWTDLAPETQRKRVRQELVYARKSLKTAITEAGGRLSVVGARISGGWDQIEPAKMPEAIDHGFLAGLDYPWARALRQQWEQKLMERGIQLAVRLVKESPGQALTFLEALGRLDPYLERIPLLKAEAWKAQCSPVRARAAIVQYADFIKKELNLDVACELLELCGWTSDTKSDESDYDYGALSPVQRAKLVLAEAPGWLSRSQSQVGRTRLRLTLDQPHLTPFLRSELLYWLSRLASEAGDLSDALEHAQALTKAARNRRHVALSRLAMARALFGGVPFGEIRAHCLAVFAMGRLLEPEFVAEAHALLGSALYFENALEDAGREAKLALRISVHACLPFQELLAVSLQGSILFKAGKFERAQSCFERACDLGKKHGIGVRTGLALANLGRAHEATGNAREAERCYLDAQTFFEGREARAMKPIVLTYLGDLRFGAGNAQAALLAHSQALAERRLCGDSRGIATSARCLARCHIALGRYPDAERRLQQSLALAAACADEFGIVMNEAVMAHLRRAQGRIPEAAAYANRALATLAAKPEMAPIPGTENPIYTLNGIRTLARDLEGLLKTGSSGRSRNQ, from the coding sequence GTGGATCGAGCCATTTCAATCGAAATGCTGGGCCGGCCACGCATTCTCAGGCACGGCACGGAGCTGCAGTTTCGCACGCAGAGAGCTCGGGACATCGTGCTTTACATCGCTCTTGAGGGGCCAGTATCACGCGCGGCCATTGGGCAGGAATTCTGGACAGACCTTGCGCCTGAGACACAGCGTAAGCGGGTCCGGCAGGAGCTTGTCTATGCCCGCAAGAGCCTGAAGACGGCGATCACGGAAGCAGGTGGCCGCTTGTCCGTCGTCGGCGCGCGTATAAGCGGCGGATGGGATCAAATCGAGCCTGCAAAGATGCCGGAGGCCATCGACCATGGCTTTCTGGCTGGGCTGGACTATCCGTGGGCCAGAGCGCTCCGACAGCAATGGGAACAGAAGCTGATGGAGCGTGGAATTCAGTTGGCGGTTCGTCTGGTTAAGGAATCCCCTGGGCAGGCGCTTACGTTTCTCGAAGCACTGGGGCGCCTGGATCCGTATCTGGAGCGGATTCCATTGCTAAAGGCTGAAGCCTGGAAGGCCCAGTGTTCGCCCGTCCGAGCGAGGGCAGCCATCGTCCAATATGCGGACTTCATCAAGAAGGAACTGAACCTCGATGTCGCGTGCGAGCTCCTCGAGCTGTGTGGGTGGACTTCCGATACGAAGTCCGATGAATCCGATTACGATTACGGGGCGCTGAGCCCTGTCCAGCGCGCCAAACTTGTGCTGGCCGAAGCGCCGGGGTGGCTCTCGAGGTCTCAGTCCCAAGTGGGACGCACGAGGCTGAGGCTGACCCTCGATCAGCCGCACCTGACCCCATTCCTCAGGTCCGAACTGCTGTACTGGCTCAGCAGGCTCGCTTCGGAAGCCGGCGACCTTTCCGATGCCCTTGAGCATGCCCAGGCGCTCACCAAGGCTGCCCGCAACCGGCGTCATGTTGCTCTGAGCCGACTCGCAATGGCTCGCGCCTTGTTCGGCGGAGTGCCGTTCGGCGAGATTCGGGCGCACTGCCTCGCTGTGTTTGCAATGGGCCGGCTTCTCGAACCTGAGTTCGTCGCCGAAGCGCACGCCTTGCTGGGGTCTGCCCTCTACTTTGAGAACGCGCTCGAAGATGCGGGCCGGGAGGCCAAACTGGCCCTTCGTATCAGCGTCCATGCCTGCCTGCCCTTCCAAGAGCTGCTTGCCGTGTCTCTGCAGGGAAGCATATTGTTCAAAGCTGGGAAGTTCGAGCGCGCCCAATCGTGTTTCGAGAGAGCTTGTGACTTGGGAAAGAAACACGGCATCGGTGTTCGCACTGGGCTTGCGCTGGCAAACCTCGGCAGAGCCCACGAGGCCACAGGCAATGCGCGGGAAGCAGAGCGATGCTATCTGGACGCACAGACGTTCTTTGAGGGCCGAGAAGCACGGGCGATGAAACCGATCGTGCTGACCTATCTGGGAGATCTTCGGTTCGGGGCAGGGAACGCACAAGCGGCCCTGCTTGCGCACTCTCAGGCCCTGGCTGAGCGAAGACTGTGCGGCGACTCGCGCGGGATCGCGACCTCCGCGCGCTGCCTGGCGCGGTGCCACATTGCCCTGGGCCGGTACCCCGATGCAGAGCGAAGGCTGCAACAAAGCCTCGCATTGGCTGCCGCGTGCGCCGACGAGTTCGGCATCGTCATGAACGAAGCGGTCATGGCACACCTTCGGCGGGCACAAGGCCGAATCCCTGAGGCGGCGGCGTACGCAAATCGGGCCCTCGCGACACTGGCGGCCAAGCCCGAGATGGCGCCAATTCCAGGAACGGAGAACCCCATCTACACGCTCAACGGTATTCGGACGCTCGCGCGAGACCTGGAGGGTCTGCTGAAAACGGGGTCCTCGGGGCGATCCCGGAACCAATGA
- a CDS encoding extracellular solute-binding protein, giving the protein MTAMSKALRFLLAGLCLNVVPCAFAQTKTSQPLELTVWGISYGPDSKGIEAVVREFERRNPDIRVRVFSMGAGAMDPQKLMTSIVGNVAPDVINQDRFTIGDWASRGAFLPLDDFITRDKAKDPLCPVKEQYYPATWQEAMFDGKLYAIPTGADDRVLYWNRAIFRRHAEGLRKAGLDPERAPRNWTELLAYSKVLTERDKAGNLKVAGFLPNFGNSWLYMYAFMTGASFLSADGRTCTLDTPEAEEALQFMVDGYEIVGGYEKAMAFQSGFLQNLNDPFIVGKVAMKIDGDWILNALSRYGPDLEFDTAPAPIPDARLAKTGRYAKEKDTFITWTGGFSYAIPRGAKHPEAAWKFIKWATSVEGRLTEVRAQADWERKRGREFIPRLSAHKVALEEIYRAFKPADPKFAKALRQHVDLMPVGRFRPVTFIGQPLWDEHVRALERACLKTMTPKESLLSSQRVVQVELDNYFRTDQYPIVDLRYPAAIGLAGLGGLAVYLWVRYRRLRLGALGRHEARWGFFLVSPWVAGFLVFTLGPMLASIFFSFTQYNVLSPARWVGLRNYQDLAGADSTNVTKALANAAYLAGIGVPLSLFTGLAVALLLNAAVRGMRYYRTFFYMPAIVPTTASAVLWAWLLSGDPNKGLINAGWNATITQWVSVAPPGWLAAEAWSKPGLVLMGVWGAGSGMILWLAGLKGVPTTLYEAASIDGATPTRQFWSITFPQLTPILFFNSVMGFIGAIQEFDRVYMMRTPEGNPGPADSLLMPVYHLFRNGFNYFKMGYASALAWLIFAIILALTLAQLKLSPKWVHYDN; this is encoded by the coding sequence ATGACGGCGATGTCCAAAGCGCTTCGCTTCCTGCTCGCAGGCCTCTGCTTGAACGTGGTCCCCTGCGCCTTCGCCCAAACCAAGACCTCCCAACCCTTGGAGCTCACCGTCTGGGGCATATCCTATGGCCCCGACTCCAAAGGGATCGAGGCGGTGGTTCGCGAGTTCGAGCGGCGAAACCCCGACATCCGCGTCCGGGTCTTCAGCATGGGCGCGGGCGCCATGGATCCCCAGAAGCTCATGACGAGCATCGTCGGCAACGTTGCGCCGGACGTCATCAACCAGGACCGCTTCACGATCGGCGATTGGGCCTCGCGCGGCGCCTTTCTGCCGCTCGACGACTTCATCACGAGGGACAAAGCCAAAGACCCTCTCTGCCCGGTCAAAGAGCAGTACTACCCTGCCACCTGGCAGGAGGCGATGTTCGATGGGAAGCTCTATGCGATCCCGACCGGCGCGGACGACCGCGTGCTCTACTGGAACCGGGCCATCTTCAGGCGCCATGCCGAGGGACTGCGCAAAGCGGGGCTCGACCCGGAACGTGCCCCGCGTAATTGGACCGAACTCCTGGCCTACTCGAAGGTGTTGACGGAGCGGGACAAGGCCGGCAACCTCAAGGTCGCGGGCTTCCTGCCGAACTTCGGCAACTCATGGCTCTATATGTACGCGTTCATGACCGGTGCGAGCTTCCTGAGCGCCGACGGACGCACCTGCACGCTCGACACCCCCGAGGCCGAAGAAGCGCTGCAATTCATGGTCGACGGCTACGAGATCGTCGGCGGCTACGAGAAGGCGATGGCCTTCCAATCAGGCTTCCTGCAAAACCTGAACGACCCGTTCATCGTGGGCAAGGTCGCCATGAAGATCGACGGCGACTGGATCCTGAACGCCCTCTCACGCTACGGCCCCGACCTGGAATTCGACACCGCCCCGGCCCCGATCCCCGACGCGCGCCTGGCGAAGACCGGCCGCTACGCGAAGGAAAAGGACACTTTCATCACTTGGACCGGAGGCTTCTCGTACGCGATCCCGCGCGGCGCGAAGCACCCCGAGGCAGCCTGGAAGTTCATCAAGTGGGCGACCAGCGTCGAGGGCCGCCTCACCGAAGTCCGCGCCCAGGCCGACTGGGAGCGAAAGCGGGGCCGCGAATTCATCCCCAGGCTCTCGGCGCATAAGGTTGCGCTCGAGGAGATCTACCGTGCCTTCAAGCCCGCCGACCCCAAGTTTGCCAAGGCTCTGCGCCAGCACGTCGACCTGATGCCCGTCGGACGTTTTCGGCCGGTCACCTTCATCGGGCAGCCCCTCTGGGATGAGCATGTAAGGGCCTTGGAGCGCGCCTGCCTGAAAACGATGACCCCAAAGGAGTCGCTGCTCTCCAGCCAGCGGGTCGTTCAGGTCGAGCTGGACAACTACTTCCGGACGGACCAGTACCCCATCGTCGACCTTCGCTATCCGGCCGCCATCGGCTTGGCGGGGTTGGGCGGGCTGGCGGTGTACCTGTGGGTTCGGTACCGCCGCCTCAGGTTAGGGGCGCTGGGGAGACACGAGGCGCGGTGGGGGTTCTTCTTGGTCTCCCCTTGGGTGGCGGGGTTCCTGGTGTTCACCCTCGGCCCGATGCTGGCCTCGATCTTCTTCAGCTTCACGCAGTACAACGTGTTGAGTCCGGCGCGGTGGGTGGGGTTGCGAAACTATCAGGACCTCGCCGGCGCCGACTCGACGAACGTCACCAAAGCGCTCGCCAACGCCGCCTATCTTGCCGGAATCGGCGTTCCCTTGTCACTCTTCACGGGCTTGGCGGTGGCGTTGCTGCTCAACGCAGCGGTGCGGGGGATGCGCTACTACCGCACCTTCTTCTATATGCCGGCGATTGTGCCGACGACGGCTTCGGCGGTGCTCTGGGCGTGGCTGCTCTCCGGCGACCCCAACAAGGGCCTAATCAACGCCGGATGGAACGCCACGATCACGCAGTGGGTCTCCGTCGCGCCCCCTGGATGGCTCGCGGCAGAAGCTTGGTCCAAGCCCGGGCTCGTCCTGATGGGGGTGTGGGGCGCCGGCAGCGGCATGATCCTGTGGCTCGCAGGGCTCAAGGGTGTTCCGACGACGCTCTACGAGGCGGCCTCGATCGACGGTGCGACGCCGACACGCCAGTTCTGGTCGATCACCTTCCCTCAGCTCACGCCGATCCTCTTCTTCAACTCGGTCATGGGGTTCATCGGGGCGATCCAGGAGTTCGATCGCGTCTACATGATGCGCACGCCCGAGGGCAACCCCGGCCCGGCGGATTCGCTCCTGATGCCGGTCTATCACCTTTTCCGCAACGGCTTCAACTACTTCAAGATGGGCTACGCCAGCGCCCTGGCCTGGCTGATTTTCGCGATCATCCTGGCGCTCACTTTGGCTCAGCTCAAGCTCAGTCCCAAGTGGGTTCATTACGACAACTGA
- a CDS encoding prepilin-type N-terminal cleavage/methylation domain-containing protein, translated as MHKTRGFSLLETIVVILIIAIVAALVFPTFVRSKEGGRQVACMSNLRQLYAAISQYATDSDETDIARVRATPGSLVPYCKGADIFFCPDFPVALRSMVASNYQWRFVWTTKPNPEYKELDRFIERQDAAREAEYARLAGSYALLICHTHDELFFMPSQPAVDPELANPLVIELRANGSVYKGRMPYRRLELISVLRRKAANR; from the coding sequence TTGCACAAAACCCGAGGATTCAGTCTACTCGAGACAATAGTCGTCATACTAATCATCGCAATCGTCGCTGCATTGGTCTTTCCCACCTTTGTTCGCTCGAAGGAAGGAGGGAGGCAGGTAGCTTGCATGTCGAACCTTAGGCAGCTATACGCTGCGATCTCACAATACGCGACCGATAGCGACGAAACCGACATTGCGAGGGTACGAGCAACGCCTGGATCGTTGGTGCCCTATTGCAAAGGTGCCGACATCTTCTTTTGCCCAGATTTTCCGGTTGCCCTTAGGTCGATGGTGGCTTCCAACTATCAGTGGCGGTTCGTTTGGACAACGAAGCCAAACCCAGAATATAAGGAACTTGACAGGTTCATTGAGAGGCAGGACGCTGCTCGCGAGGCGGAATACGCACGCCTCGCAGGCAGCTACGCACTTCTCATCTGTCATACGCATGACGAGCTCTTTTTCATGCCTAGCCAACCTGCCGTCGACCCTGAATTGGCAAATCCACTTGTTATCGAATTGCGAGCTAATGGTTCAGTTTACAAGGGACGGATGCCCTATAGGAGATTGGAGTTGATTAGTGTATTGAGGAGAAAGGCCGCAAATCGCTAA
- a CDS encoding GyrI-like domain-containing protein: MGTEFEIVEVPERPCVFIRRTVKRSGTGEAYMEGLPKVFDYVGKHGKHVNGPLGRYTACSPDELTVEIGVMTETPLDGEGEIESGTFGGFRGLKGVHVGSYDRLHEPSLQTNEYLETQGNVLAQALSPNSYIFRTHLIAKGQNHLPTSLEPPPCRSQRHQFWKQSALSVY; the protein is encoded by the coding sequence ATGGGTACAGAGTTCGAGATCGTCGAGGTGCCGGAGCGGCCTTGCGTGTTCATTCGGCGAACGGTAAAGAGAAGCGGAACCGGCGAAGCCTACATGGAGGGCCTGCCGAAGGTGTTCGACTATGTCGGCAAACACGGGAAGCACGTCAACGGCCCCCTCGGGAGGTACACCGCATGCAGCCCGGACGAGCTAACGGTTGAGATCGGCGTCATGACCGAGACTCCTCTTGACGGCGAAGGCGAGATCGAGTCCGGCACGTTTGGCGGATTTCGCGGGCTCAAGGGCGTGCACGTTGGGTCCTATGACCGGCTCCACGAACCCTCTTTGCAAACGAACGAATATCTGGAGACGCAGGGAAACGTCCTCGCCCAAGCACTATCCCCGAACTCCTACATATTCAGGACCCACTTGATAGCTAAGGGCCAAAATCATCTGCCCACATCTCTTGAACCGCCACCTTGCCGTTCGCAACGTCATCAATTCTGGAAGCAGTCAGCACTGTCCGTGTACTGA
- the aroF gene encoding 3-deoxy-7-phosphoheptulonate synthase, which yields MIILMQQGATEEQIRAVCEAIEAHPELKSLVMPGALTAIGIPSAIPPELRDTLHGELGGLVGVSKVADVSRPFKRASREWQKESTVVKVGSATFGPGRFAVIGGPCSIESYEQLLESAKIVKDAGAEMLRGGAFKPRTSPYAFQGLAVEGLKIMKQVGQETGLPTITEVMSADMVGVVAEHVDMLQIGARSMQNFPLLIEAGKSGKPVFLKRGPSATIDEFLLAAEYVLNQDNPNVVLCERGIVPLDRSYTRNTLDLAAVMVLKEHSHLPVVVDPSHGTGVARYVPMMSRAALAIGAEGIMVEMHPNPKKALSDGSQALTPDRFGEMMSDLRKVANSLGIKMGRA from the coding sequence ATGATCATCTTGATGCAGCAGGGAGCGACGGAGGAGCAGATTCGCGCGGTGTGCGAGGCCATCGAAGCCCACCCCGAGCTGAAATCCCTCGTCATGCCCGGCGCTCTCACCGCCATTGGAATCCCCAGCGCCATCCCGCCGGAACTTAGGGACACGCTCCACGGCGAGCTTGGCGGCCTCGTCGGAGTCAGCAAGGTCGCCGACGTCAGCCGCCCATTCAAGAGGGCCAGCCGCGAGTGGCAGAAAGAGTCGACGGTCGTCAAGGTGGGCTCCGCAACGTTTGGACCCGGCCGGTTTGCGGTCATCGGCGGGCCATGCTCCATCGAATCGTACGAGCAGCTCCTGGAATCCGCGAAGATCGTGAAGGACGCGGGAGCCGAGATGCTGCGCGGGGGCGCGTTCAAGCCCAGGACCTCGCCTTATGCGTTCCAGGGCCTCGCAGTCGAAGGCCTGAAGATCATGAAGCAGGTGGGCCAGGAAACGGGCCTTCCCACGATCACCGAAGTGATGTCCGCCGACATGGTGGGCGTCGTCGCCGAGCATGTCGACATGCTCCAGATCGGCGCGCGCTCGATGCAGAACTTTCCCCTGCTCATCGAAGCGGGAAAAAGCGGCAAACCGGTTTTCTTGAAGCGGGGTCCCTCCGCTACCATTGACGAGTTTCTGCTCGCCGCCGAATACGTTTTGAACCAGGACAACCCGAATGTGGTGCTGTGCGAGCGGGGAATCGTTCCTTTGGATCGCTCTTACACTCGAAACACGCTCGACCTCGCAGCGGTGATGGTGCTCAAAGAGCATAGCCACCTGCCGGTGGTCGTGGACCCCTCGCATGGCACGGGCGTGGCGCGCTATGTGCCGATGATGTCGCGTGCGGCGTTGGCCATCGGGGCCGAAGGCATCATGGTGGAAATGCACCCGAACCCCAAAAAGGCGCTGAGCGATGGTTCGCAAGCTCTGACGCCGGATCGGTTCGGTGAAATGATGAGCGATTTGCGCAAAGTTGCGAACTCCCTTGGCATCAAAATGGGCAGAGCTTGA
- a CDS encoding methyltransferase domain-containing protein, translated as MQRQKGVKESTADRFGENAAKYAVSRGHSDARSLEELVHWVGPSPSDRLLDVATGAGHTALAFAPHVREVIAFDLSQGMLDQTLKTASKRGLTNVSAQLGDAEALPFEDGSFEVVTCRIAAHHFPDQPRFFREAARVLKLGGKLAFVDNYGPEPAETARQIEEIERLRDWTHHRTWTLAELRSQFSKAGLKLLWEEVQNPKHAVEIELEDWCKRIGTPEKEADELRERFEGADEALKTALAIRIKGNTITFKLPKVTLIAVKAQQLRPEAP; from the coding sequence ATGCAGAGGCAAAAGGGCGTCAAAGAAAGCACAGCAGACCGATTCGGCGAAAACGCAGCCAAGTATGCCGTCAGCAGGGGCCACTCCGACGCCCGGTCTCTGGAAGAACTGGTCCACTGGGTTGGCCCCTCTCCTTCCGACCGCTTGCTCGACGTCGCCACAGGCGCCGGCCACACGGCGCTGGCGTTTGCTCCCCACGTCCGCGAGGTGATCGCCTTCGACTTGAGCCAGGGGATGCTGGATCAGACGCTGAAGACGGCATCGAAGCGAGGGCTGACGAACGTTTCAGCCCAGTTGGGCGATGCCGAGGCGCTTCCTTTCGAGGACGGGTCCTTCGAAGTCGTCACCTGCCGGATCGCGGCACACCACTTCCCCGACCAGCCCCGGTTTTTTCGGGAGGCGGCGAGGGTGCTCAAGCTGGGAGGAAAGCTGGCGTTCGTGGACAACTACGGCCCTGAGCCCGCTGAAACCGCACGCCAGATTGAGGAGATCGAAAGGCTGAGGGATTGGACGCACCACCGAACCTGGACGCTTGCGGAGCTTCGAAGCCAGTTCAGCAAAGCCGGCCTCAAACTCCTGTGGGAAGAGGTTCAGAACCCCAAGCACGCCGTTGAGATCGAACTCGAAGACTGGTGCAAGAGGATCGGGACACCGGAAAAAGAGGCAGATGAGTTGCGAGAGCGGTTCGAGGGCGCCGATGAAGCGCTCAAAACGGCGCTGGCTATCCGGATCAAAGGGAACACGATCACGTTCAAGCTACCCAAGGTGACCTTGATCGCCGTCAAGGCTCAGCAACTGCGCCCGGAGGCTCCTTAG
- a CDS encoding flotillin family protein — translation METLLHSPLTWVGAVVLAMFAILGYFAGRYEKVGPNEVLIVSGRPSSYQGADGVRVNKNFRIFHGGGTFVWPVRERVDRLSLELMTLEIKTPEFYTKFGVPIIVDGIAQIKVRSDDPVALITAAEMFLSKSRTEMNEIALQMMSGHLRSVISTLPFEEIHCSPEMFAQTVQRLTAEDLANMGIQVVSFTIREIQDPKGYLQAIGRPKMAEVQKNAVLGEATATRDSTMGKSLAEREATITSSKAVEDARLAQINADVAVAKAEKDKSIQLERFNAEVALEQAQKDLAYDLQKAKTQQALTEEAMGVSLIEKRKLIELEQSEIERRELELMHTVRKPAEAEAKKIQMLADAERERRMAMAEAEAQATRKMGLADAEVIRAKGEAEAEAIRQKALAEAEGQRAKFLAEAEGMQQKAKAWQEYNEAALSQLLIEKLPEIAGAVAQPLSKIDRITMVQNGGSSDGTGIEKVTKGVSEVLMQLPGVVETMSGLNLPEMLAKVPALSGKTAKNGAAAKPAKAVTSAKE, via the coding sequence ATGGAAACCCTTCTGCACTCGCCGCTGACTTGGGTTGGCGCCGTCGTCCTCGCGATGTTCGCCATCCTCGGTTACTTTGCCGGCCGCTATGAAAAGGTCGGACCTAATGAAGTCCTGATCGTCAGCGGCCGCCCGTCCAGCTATCAAGGCGCCGACGGCGTCCGCGTCAACAAGAACTTCCGCATCTTCCACGGAGGCGGAACGTTCGTTTGGCCCGTGCGCGAGCGCGTCGACCGACTGAGCCTTGAACTCATGACGCTTGAGATCAAGACCCCCGAGTTCTACACGAAGTTCGGTGTCCCGATCATCGTGGACGGCATCGCCCAGATCAAGGTGCGCAGCGACGACCCGGTCGCGCTGATCACTGCCGCCGAGATGTTCCTCTCCAAGTCTCGCACGGAGATGAACGAGATTGCCCTGCAAATGATGTCCGGCCACCTGCGCTCGGTCATCAGTACCCTCCCGTTCGAAGAGATCCACTGCTCGCCCGAGATGTTCGCGCAGACGGTCCAGCGTCTGACCGCCGAGGACCTCGCGAATATGGGCATCCAGGTCGTGAGCTTCACCATCCGCGAGATCCAGGACCCCAAGGGCTACCTTCAGGCGATCGGACGCCCGAAGATGGCCGAGGTTCAGAAGAACGCGGTGCTTGGCGAAGCCACGGCCACCCGCGATTCCACCATGGGCAAGTCGCTTGCCGAAAGGGAAGCGACGATCACCTCTTCCAAGGCTGTCGAAGACGCTCGATTGGCACAGATCAATGCGGACGTCGCCGTCGCCAAGGCGGAGAAGGACAAGAGCATTCAGCTCGAACGGTTCAACGCCGAGGTTGCCCTGGAGCAGGCGCAAAAGGACCTGGCCTATGACCTTCAGAAGGCCAAGACCCAGCAGGCCCTGACCGAAGAGGCGATGGGGGTGAGCCTCATCGAGAAGCGCAAGCTGATCGAGCTTGAGCAATCGGAAATCGAGCGCCGAGAGCTGGAGCTGATGCACACCGTGCGCAAGCCGGCGGAGGCCGAAGCCAAGAAGATTCAGATGCTCGCCGATGCCGAGCGGGAGCGAAGAATGGCCATGGCGGAAGCCGAGGCGCAGGCCACGCGCAAGATGGGTCTTGCCGACGCGGAGGTGATCCGGGCCAAGGGCGAAGCCGAAGCGGAAGCTATCCGCCAGAAGGCGCTCGCCGAGGCCGAGGGCCAGCGCGCCAAGTTCCTCGCCGAAGCCGAAGGCATGCAGCAGAAAGCCAAAGCCTGGCAGGAGTACAACGAGGCGGCGCTCTCCCAGCTCCTCATCGAGAAGCTCCCGGAGATCGCCGGCGCGGTGGCCCAGCCGCTGTCGAAGATCGACCGGATTACGATGGTCCAGAACGGCGGCTCCAGCGATGGTACGGGGATCGAGAAAGTGACCAAGGGCGTTTCGGAAGTGCTGATGCAGCTTCCGGGCGTCGTGGAGACCATGAGCGGCCTCAACCTTCCGGAGATGCTCGCCAAGGTGCCCGCGCTTTCGGGCAAGACGGCCAAGAACGGCGCCGCCGCGAAACCGGCCAAGGCAGTGACAAGCGCCAAAGAGTAG
- a CDS encoding helix-turn-helix transcriptional regulator: MSGQKALHVIRNAKAAEVLMHPIRQQLLSLLAEPASAAAVAQTAGITRQIANYHLKELEAAGLVEAIQERKRGNVTERILRAKALAYAPSPEVAGPVQANPDLVADRFSIEYLESLAARMLSEVAQVEEQPTTVGGRVPSMSLEAAVKFRSAQDRAAFASELSGAVKKLIDRYHFASSTDPDTYRFLLIAHPLPRE, from the coding sequence ATGAGCGGTCAGAAAGCCCTCCATGTGATCCGAAACGCCAAGGCGGCGGAGGTCTTGATGCACCCGATCCGCCAGCAGCTACTTTCGCTCCTGGCCGAGCCGGCATCTGCCGCAGCCGTGGCGCAGACCGCCGGCATCACACGTCAGATCGCGAATTACCACCTCAAGGAACTCGAAGCCGCAGGTCTTGTCGAAGCAATCCAGGAGCGCAAGCGCGGAAACGTGACGGAGAGGATCCTGCGGGCCAAGGCGCTGGCCTATGCTCCCTCACCTGAAGTTGCCGGACCTGTCCAGGCGAACCCCGATCTGGTCGCCGACCGGTTCTCGATCGAGTACTTGGAATCGCTCGCAGCGCGGATGCTCTCAGAGGTGGCTCAGGTCGAGGAGCAACCAACGACAGTTGGCGGGCGGGTACCGAGCATGTCGCTGGAGGCGGCGGTCAAGTTCCGCTCGGCCCAGGATCGTGCGGCCTTTGCGAGCGAGCTCTCGGGTGCGGTGAAGAAGCTCATCGACCGCTATCATTTCGCCAGCTCTACCGATCCCGACACCTACCGCTTTCTCCTCATCGCCCACCCGCTTCCTCGGGAATAG